TCACCCAAACATCCTCTGTTTTAGAAACAGCAGGTGCCATTTGATAAATTAGAGTCTTTGATTCAGCACCATTTGCAGCACCTGAGGAAGTGGTCTGAGAGGTACTATTTGTGGgagaaatctcattttcttttatttttctccatgttcCTTTTGTGGATACTTGGTTTTCCTTAGTTTGTTTGGTTCCTGAAATCGAGTTCACGTGTTTTTCATCCTCACTTTTTGCTTTTTCACTGGATTCCGATGAAGCAGAAAGAATGGAGGATGAACTTCCAGTTCTTCTCCAAGTGCTTACTCGAGGAAGGGATGACGAGTGCTTGCTGTGCTCCCGTTTCCAGGTTCCTGACCTATTAATTGGAAGTCTCGAAGGACTTTCAGAATGGGAGCGTGCAATATCATGGCGCTTTGCTGGTCTTCCGTCATTGTACTCTATGGTGGGACTGAGATTAGGTGGGAGTTTGCGCCACCCACCAGACTGAATGGACGGATGTGCGGACAGAGACATATCAGGAAGGGAAGGGCTTAAAACTGGAGTCTGTGCCTGGGACCTAGTGGGAGAATCTGGTctagaagatggagagagagattcAAATGAAGCAGATTCCTCCAATTTTCTCCTTAGAGTTGGGCTTGGAGCTTCTTTGATGAAAGTTGACTGGCGTACTAATACAGGTCTCTCTGACCTATCAGATTCACTTCCACTCGATTTAGTTGAAGACATTCTAGAAAGTTCCACCTTTTTGTTGGATCCATTGCTATTACTCATCTGATTCAGTCCTTTGGAGGCAGACTCACTTCTTGGGATACTACTGCCATTCTTGGATAAACCCGTTTGTTTGCTAAGGTTCTGCTGACTCATCTGTCTGCCTGGAGACGTATAGGACATCTTCCCAGACCCCGAGGACTTGGTCGACGCAGTACTAGGGGATGAAGTCCTTGGCAACTGAGATAATTTGTTAGGAGGACTTATTCCATTCCTACCAGGAGAAATGGAGTTCCGCCCTGGAGACTGCATGGGTCTACTTAATGGCTGTTGGGCAGGTCTCGAAGGAGTGGAATCTCTCGATCCTGATCTAGATGGCCCTTTATTTGCCCCAGCTGGCTGGGGGGCCGGCCTGGTCACAGGGCTTAATTCTGACTTCACGGATGGCTTGGTTCCTCTAGGAGAAGTGGTGGCTGTCTGACCCTCACTGGGACTTTTGGAGGCTGGAGTTTTAAGGGGTGGGCCTTTTTTAGAAACCGGACTTGTACTTGAAGAGCTGTTTCGAACTCCTGGAATATGAATCATTGTCCTGCCTCGAGAGATCGAAGGCATGTTTGCTTGAAGGGGCTGTTTCATTTGGCTTAAAACCTCCGAATTAGATCGAATTTTTCCAGTAATTAaacttttataaacttttttgcctcctttgattcctttattttcagATTCTATCTTTTTAGTTTCCAATGTACTCTTCTCCCCGGGTTTTAGAATTCGTGGGCCCTTATTACTTGTAAAGGGTTTTTCCTCTTGGTCGGGTGTAAGATGAAATGGTGACCCCAGACTGATTCCCGATTTCAGTGAAAGGATGGAATCTGAGTCGGATGAAGCTTGTCTAGACAAACAGGCAGCAGCGGCGGCTTGATGTAAACTACTTACTATGGAATTTGCACCTTCCTGAATAGCTTTCCAATCAAAATTTTCTGAATCTGGGGATAAACCATGTTCTGAATCTGGTCTCTGTATATCTTTCAAATCAAGTGTCAAGTCTTCTGCTAATATGCCGCTCATGTTTCTGGGACTATGCTTTTCAGTATCACCCTTGAGTCttgaaggctttttcttttttggcattgCAGAACTTATACACTCCTGCAACAGGTCGTCTTCAGAATCAATGCTTAGAGAACTGAGAGAACTGTTTCTCGAGAAACAAACGGGGGTGTCTTCAACGTGAAAGGATTTAGGTGCGTAACCCGATGCCTGAGGTTTACTGGGTTCTCCCTGGGAGTCAGGGGGCTCGGCCTCTTTGAGAGgttcattttctttgttattgttgttttcttggTCAATGTCACTAAGAGAGCTTAGAGAGGAGTTCCGAGAAAAGCACACTGGAGTATTTTCGATAGCAAAATTCTGCAATTTCTCATCAGTTGCTGCCCCTCTGTCTGGTAGGTCTTTGGAGGACTGTGGAAACGTGGGCTGCTTCTGCAGCACGGGTTTAGACTGACCTCGATTTACGGGGTGTTTTGTAACAGCCTGGGTTTTATTAGCGGATTGTTGATTAGAGATTGGTTCTGTGTGGCTGGGGACTTTAGCTTctgagtctttattttctttcccttttcttaattCAGCCTTTTCCCTGGAAAGGTCAACATCATCATCCTCAAAATCTAGAGAACTCAAAGAATCATTTCGTGAAAAACAGTACGGAGTTCCTTCAATGGGCGTGTAGTGATGAGGTGAATCGAAAGTAAAACTTCCTCTGACTCGATCTTCGTTACTTGGTAGCTTATCATTGAAATCCTTGGaattatttttcaagttctgTTTCTTTGAATCTTTGTTGTCTGAGAAAGTTCTTTCagcatttacattatttttcgAGTCTGTGTGTTTTCTTACACGTGTCCTGTATTCGGCGCTCTGTGGTATAGGTTTTACTGGTGAAgtaggtttctttttcttgccatcTAACTGAGTTTTGTTAGTTCCAGATGAAGACACAGACGCCTGCTGGACCTGGTCCATTATCTTCTTCACACGGAAAGGCTTGTGACTTTTTCCTTTGGGCATAGCAGAATTAATGCACTCTGCGAGAATATCCCCCTCTTCTGTTTTACTGTCATCCAGCTCAGGTATAGTCACCGCCGGGGCTTTTCCTCTTTGAGCCTCGTCTGTACTTCTGCCTTCTGTAGGAATGGTATCTCGTTTCTCGAATTCACTTGGCTGCGCCCCGGCTCTAACCCCTTCTCCAGCAGCTAACTCATTTGGAGGAGATTCTATTGTCAGATCGCTTAGAGACGTAGCTGTGGAGAAGTTGATAGGCGTCCCTTCGACACAGTACACCCGCGGCATATCCTCTCCTGGGGTGAAGCTAACATGCTTTTGTGCCTGTAACCTGTTTTGCGAGGGAAGGAGTTTGTAGACGGGGAGTTGACTTGGCTTCCTTGCCACAGGGGGAGGTAATTTTGGAGCAGTCTGGGCTGGTTTTTTGGCTTTGCGTGAAGATTTTGTTGGCATGGCAGAAATAATACACTCTTCAAGTATTTCAATATCATCATCATCTGAGTCGTCTAACAGGTCTTTTTCAGAATCAGTAGGCTTTTCGGGCTCTTTTTCCtggttttcatttgcttcttcaGGCTGCTCAGACTCAGTTTCGTTCCCATTGTCGTTTTCCTGAACTGGAGGCATTATTCTTAATTCCACGTCTTTCTGTATAAATGGCTCATCAAGGCTCAGAGCACTCAGGCTGGAGGAACAAGAAAATCCATCCGGAGTACTTTCTGTGGCAAAATGCAATAGGGTGTCAGCGTCTGGAAGAACCTGGACTCTCTGAACTGCAGCATTCACAGCAGCTTGCTTAGGGCCGCTCTCTCTCTTCTCGGCAGCAGAGGCTTTGTTTTTAGGGACCTCTCGCTTAGTCTGAACTGtctgagggggagggggaggggtttTACTCCTGCTTGGTGGCATGGTTTGTCCTGGGCTATCTGGAAGGTCACTGGGGCTTATAATGCCACTCACCATGCCACTGCAGGGTTCGCTCTGAACAGAGCTGGCAATCGAACGACTCTCAAAACTGTCGAGCGAACTGACTGACGTACACCTGCTAAACATGAGCGGAGTCTCCTGAACATAGTGCTCTGGTGGACTTTTAGGGGTCTGAGCACCACTTTTTGATGGAGATTTGGCCCCTGAAGAAAATTCAACAGCTTTGTGCCTGGTTGACTCTGCAGATAAACCAGAAGCCTGAAGTCTGCTGGATTTGGTTCTGATGTGCGGTGACGCTGCTGGAACCTCACTCACAGCATCTTCTGTTGTCCTTGTCCCactgttttctttgatttctgctctttgtaGGGTATTAGCAGACTCTGCCTCCTGCGGTGCCGGGTCACATCCGATCTCATCTTCAGCTGAGGACAGAGAGGATAGTGAACTGCAACGCGAGAAACAAATTGGGGTGTCCTCTACACAGTACGTCTGTATCGTTTCCTGGTTGATAGAAGGAACTTTGCAGGAGTTGGCTTTTGGGGTCTGGCCATTTCTACTTTGTGCTGAGCTGGGATGGTGCTGAGTCTGCCTCTTGGCGCTGGATGAAGGCGTGGATGTATTCTCACTGCTTGCAGAGAGGTGTTCAGTTTTAGTGCTTTGCCCAGAGGAATTCTTTGAGAATGAAAATGGTGGTTTCTGTGAGGAAGGAATGTCTGTGGcatattttaaactataatcAATGGGCTGATCCACGTGATGTTTTTCTTCATTGTACTTTATGCTATAATTTGTTGGTCTTTCTTCTTCCTCGTGTTGCTCTTCCTCAGAGTAACGTTCACTATAGTTGGTTGGCTTATCGTCTTCATAGTCATCTTCCTGACACAAAGACTGGTTTACGTTTTGATTAATTCCATGATTAGAACCTACTCGATTCGTTTCTGAACCACTGGCTCCTCTTGACCTATATGGGGAAACACATTCCTGCTGTCCAAAATGTGGCTGGAACTTGAGGTGTTTATCATCAGTGCTCTCAGTATATACGGGGTAAGTTGTGCTTTGACTTCTTGATTGTCTTTGCTCACTTTGTTTTATTTCGTCTTCTATTATATGTTTGGGTCTTGCCCATCTTTCATTCTGTGAGGGGCTTTGCCTTCCAGAGTTCAACTGCTCGTCTGAATACTTAAGACTATAATTTATGGGTGTATCTAGCTCTCCATCGTTGTCATCCATATGATTTGCACTATGTATTTTATGGGCTAGGTCAGCTGGATATTGACCATAGCTGCAAAATTTACTTTCGTCATCTTCAGAATAGGATTCAATGGAAGGCTTCATCTGACCTCTTTTGCCATAACCATCACTACTACTGACACTGTTTAAACTATCATTTGAAGATCTCTTGTATTCCAATTTAGCATAAGGCACAGGACACGTCCTGTTTGAATTTTCTGACTTCGTGAAGCtgtatgtgtttgcatgtgtgtgggCAGTCGAGCTTCTTCTTAGTGTGTTCCTCTCATCTGTCCCACAGTGTAACTCAGTGGTAGACCCAGAACTTCTGTCTTCCTGGGAGGTGTGAATGGCTGATACTTCTTCCATGACTTTGGCAATCTGGGCTGCAGTGGTGGAAATCTGCAAACCTCGCTTTGAAGACGTGCCTGGATTTTCCGTTGCTGGGTGGTAGTTGCCTAGGCTAATTCCTCGTTCTCTCTCCAAACTTCTATCTTTTTCAGAACGAGAACTGTCTAAACTTCCTCTTGATGAAGAAGAGCTGGGCAACACTGTAGTATTTAAATATGGTGAAAGGACAGTCATATTTCCAGTATTAAAATTGTCTGACCTATTATCATCATGTCGATTGGTGTCAAAAACATAGTCACCATACAAATTTGGCTTGTGTCGTTGCTTGTTACGATGAGATGCCTTGGGACTTAAATTGTCAATATTGTCAAAAGTTTCTGATAAATGCTGAGCATCTAATTCTGCTTCTAGGGCTTTTTGTTTCCTGACATGAAGAGATGGCAAGCTTGAACCGGGAGACATAATATTGGCATCCTTATACTTTGCAGGTCTATTAGCCATGAGATTCCTTAAAGCTGCGGCACTTCCCATAGCAATCATTTTGTGCTTTGAATGAATGAGGTTCTTGAGCATGCTGACTGCCCCCATGTCCCATAATGCTTCTTGGTCTTTTGGATTTCTTGCTGAGAGATTCCACAAGGTTCCACAGGCATTACTAACTATTGTCAAACTGTGAGATTTCAAGTGTTGTAATAAGGTTTGCAGGCAGTTGTTCTCTCTTAGGATTtgcctgaaataaaaataagagatccAAAATTAAGGTAAAAATCTGCTTATTATAACAAATAAAAGATGAGAGAACAAATTTAAATCTAAAGAGATTATTAATAGGCATAATAAAACTGCACCAAATTATACTACAAATTTCAAGCACTTCACATCTCCCTTTGTTCCTAGTtcatttaatgttaattttttaaaagtactcatATGTCAGGCTGAAAGAAGTAAAAGTGTAATCTATTCTGCATTTCCTATTCCAACCCAAtagcttttcaattttttttcctggggcacttgggtggctcagtcagttgagtatcaactcttgattttggctcaggtcatgatctcagggttttgagatggagCCTTGCGTCAGATTCCCCAGTCAATGAGCAGTCGGCtaggggattctctctctctctctctccccctccctctactgctccctcCCACTCAGCAATGTGCACacgcactctctctaaaataattaaactttaaaataaaatttaaaaaattttttcctgaGCAGATACATTTGCTCTATTGACATAGTGAGAGTTCCTCGATGAATGTGTCATGAACTCTTATGCTGGGCAGGTCACTGTGGTTACTCCGTCTATGGACGGGTGCCACAGGGCTGACTACAAAGACATCCTGGAAGGGATGGCGGAATGGATCGCTTGATATTCACGTAGCCAGGGAGCACACTGTAGGCTCCGACACTGGCAAACTGACTTTTCAGAATAACCTCTATGCTCCTGGATGGATTTTGTGACAATGCCCTCCTCCTTAGAAGTGTGCTCTGCCAAACTGTGTAGTTGTTACTTCCAAAGAAAGGttttgaaaatttaaagataattataaaaataaaggttgAGAGTTAGCAATTTGGGACTTGGAAGAGCTGTAGCTTGTTTAATGCATGGTCAACTTAAGACTAATGATAGAACTTTAGAGGGCTTTAAAACGGATGGGCAACGGTGGACAATGAGCTTTAACATGACAATCTTCTCTCAGCAGCCCAACAGACACCTGAATGCTTACTGAGCTTAAGTGGTCTTTGTATGGCAGAGGGGGCTATAAGGCTTGTTTGTGCATCAAAAACCTCAAGAGAAGATGTTCACATTCTTTACAAGTTTTGTTACTAACAGTAACTCATGGTCTTTCTGAAAATGACAAGCACTAttggataataaataaatatgctgtGAAAATACCCAAACGTATACTTTTttgagggggaggagggacagaggaaggaggagagagacagtctcaagcagactccacacccatcagagcccaatgcggggcaaTACCTCATgagcctgaggtcatgacctgagttgaaaaaACACAGAACCCAAGTTCTGAAAACGTGTGCCGCGTATCTGAGATGCTTTCTTAGGTTTCACAGCCCTAGATGAATGGCTGTTGGCTAAATAATATTAAGATTACTTAATATAATCTccataatataataatgatattaagacactattaagaaaaatgtcaactattgggggtgtctgggtgactcagttggctagatgtctcactcttgattttgtctcaggtcatgatctcagggtgctgggatcaagccctgtgtcaggctccacacttggttgggaatctgcttctctccctctacccctcccctagctctctctcaaaaaaataaataaatcttaaaaaaatattaaactaccGGATCCTCTGGATCATATCCATAGATTGTTTTTTTATAATCCTTATATTCCTTTAAGCCATACTAACATAAACAATGGGATTTCATTCTCTGTAGCATTCGTGACTTTTTCCCCCATTATATGGATTATACCTACCAActatcatttgtttatttctatacATCTTTATACTATAAACTTTTATTAGAATAAGTATACTAACAAGTAAGTTAGGGATTAATAGCTATCTTTTCACTGTAATAAATTTGGTTTAGCACTTGCACAATTACACAAAATAGTGCTTACAACTAGGTCTTCCTGAGGGTATGAATTCTACACTAAttcatttaaaagtaatataaaactCTGTATTTACCTGTGGTCCTCGTTTGTAGCTATCAAGCTGGACACATTCCGTAATATCCCACCTCCACTTTCGATAATGGCTAAAGTATTTGTCTGGCTTCGGTAAGTGAGAGTGCCAACCAGGAACGCAAGTGCACCATCCACAGCACATATATCAGCTTTATTCTCAGTGCAGTGTGCTGACAAATTCCATAAGGCACTCAATACACTTTTGAGGGTTGATTCCTGTTAAGAAACAACATGTGTCATCTAATTAGAGTTGGAATATGCCTCTTACAATTTCTATGCCTACTTCTATTGAGTAAGTTGTTACTGTTAGTATCTCCCCTGCCGCTCACAGGCAACGTATCAGGTGCTCCACatttagaaaaactgaaaaaacacCCAACAGAACTTAAGTTAGTGAGATTCCCCACAGAACAAGCAGGATACTCAATTAATGACTGTTTTGAACTTTATTCTAAGTGTTTAGATGTACACACGTATCTTAAAAAAGCTCATATTAGAATATGAAACATAACTGATGTGCATTCTGAAAAGATAACATTTGCATGAtaatagaaaccagaaaaaaaaacccacccctaCATGCTGATATGGAAAAATGTCTAagacatattattaaataaaaagagcaaGTTGCAGAGCATATGTACAATATTCTGTTTGTATACAAAGCAGACATATATGCTTCTTTGTGGCTGATTCAAAAGTAACAATATAACTTATTACAAAGTAAGCATATTCGAAAAACTCCCAAGTCCTTAACTCCCACAGAAACAAAGTAATTCCAGAAACCAGAACTTCCTTGGCATAAAACATCATAGGTAGTAAACCAGTAATAAACCAGTAAACCGTCAACTTGTAATTGCTACAAAAACCAAACACTGAGTATATAATTAAGGATATCTGGTTAAAACTCGCCAAGATCCTGATGTCAGTTTTTCTTACTATAAATCAACCAAGGAACAAACACTCATTAAAAATCTACTCTGTGACTAGAGGCACTCCAGAGGATACCAATGTGGCAAACTGACACCTGCTAATAATttacttagggggaaaaaaaggcaaaaccatacATATACAAAGGGAAGATTACTgctatttgaatttatttatttattttatttttttgctatttgaatttaatcaaacaaataaaatagttcaTGGAGGAAAGCAGCTCTGTGGAAGATAAGACCTATTGTTGCTCCCGGCATGGAAGTGGGAATCAGCAAGGGAGGACTGAAGAATATAAAGACGACACAGAGGAGAtccaagtccaggtgaggggAGACAGTAAAAGAAGGCCTTGAATGTCAGGGCAAACACTTTGGGCTCAACCCAATAAACAGCTGCTGGGTCCTCTTCatcaaaaaattaagagaatttagGAGAGCAAGTACTATTTATCAGGAGGCAGGGCAGAAGTGCTTTCACCGATGGAGAAATGAGAAGGTTAGGAGCTCAATTTTAGTTACACTGTGGTTGAGGTAGAGATGGGACATTCAGAGTATCCTGAGAACAGAGAAAATAGCAACAGTTTAGCGGTGTGAAGTGAGCTCAACTACAAATGGCCCAGAGATCAGAGGTGAAGGTTTTGTTTCAAAGCTTTATAGTTAGAGGAGATGAGAAATGATTAGAAGTTGCTAAGTATAGGTGgtaaaaacaaaggaaggagTTTCAATAAGGTGTGTGATCCAAAAGTATCAAATATAGGTGTAGGTAGAAAAGAAatcccaaattaatctataaaccTAGATTTGGTTAGAAACAAAATTAGAAGGACCTGAAGGTATGGCCAGTGAAGAAATGGGGCTGGTGACTTGTTCATTGTTTTGGTTGCTACGGAAATGGGAGAAACATTGCAGGAGTTACAAGAAGCAACAGATaagggttgtttgtttgtttccaaaatATTGGGCTTCTTAAAGACAGGGTTGAAACAAAAGAGCCATCTCTATACCCAGTAGAGAAGATACAGAAGACAGGAGTGAGGGACTCACAGCTTTGAGTAAACAGCAATGCTTGGGGCACAGAGTGCACGGAAGGAAAGGTTCTGTGGAGGAGAGTAGGGGCGAGCCCAGTGAGCTTAAAATGAGCAGTGCATTGGGGATTAAACTGTGTTTAATCAGGAGTGGAAAGGTAATTCTGACTCTCCTGCTCATTAGTAGTGAAGCTTAAAAGGAAGAGATGATGAGTTAAAAAGAGAATGTTCTGAATGACTATTGCATTGAATgtagaaaaagaagtcaaaggtAAATTCTAACACTGTTAACCAGAAGCAGGCCCAAACCAGAACCGGATATTTAAATTTCTGCTGAGCCAGTTTTTCCAAGACTGGGCtttccatttacagatgaaaaaaaaatttacagatgaaaaaaaaatttatagatgatgatcttttaaaatactacTCTTCCTTTTAAAGGAGCAGggtatatctttccattcattatGGTCTTCTTTTGCATTTCTCAGTAGGGTAATAAGCCTTTTAATCTAGATTTCTCAATTTGTAGCAACAAGTTTGTATAAAGACCTTTGAGGTCCTTGAAACAAAGTCATGAGCTCTTAGCAAGAGTACAAGTTCTCATGTCTGTTTTCATACAGACACATTAAATCTTtctgaaaatacacacacacttgaTTAGATTAGGGAGTCGTAAAGTGTGGACTCTAGTTTTTTGGCATAATTTTAGTGAGGTATAATTGGAGAACAATAAACCACATTTTTCAAATGTGCAGTACGATCACTTTTGATGTAGGAGTATACCTGGAAACCACTGCTACAATCAAGATAACATTTATTACCCCCAAATTTCCTAGTACCCTCTTGTAATCCACTCCCAGCTCCAGGCAACTGTAGATCTGTTTTCTGTCATTATAGATTATTGCATGTATCggcagttcatttttttaaaagtttttatttttttaaagattttatttatttattcatgagagacagagagagaggcagagacacaggcagagggagaagcaggctccatgcaggggagcctgatgcgggactcgatcctggggccccggggtcatgacctgagccgaaggcagatgctcaaccactgagccaccctggcgtctggatagtccaattttaaaatagccaaatGGTATGCCATTGTGGACCTCCcctaatttgtttatccattcacctgttgatgggcACTGGAATTACTTCTAGTTTTTGGCTATCAAACAGTACTGTTGCAAACATCTGTGCTTAAGACTGTGTGGATACAAGTTTCTGTTTCTCTTAGTTAAATACTTAGGATTGGAATGGCTGGGTTGTGTGCTTAGTATATGCTGAACTTTAAAACACTGCCAAATGTTCTTCAAAGTGGCATACcatcttacattcccaccagcagtgcatgagaatTCCAGCTGTTTAATGTCCTTGACAACACTTGGgtaatcttttacattttaaccaatataatttgtataatggtatctcactgtagttttaacttgtatttccctcatggctaatggtgttgagtatcttttcaagtATCTTGGGCCATTCATCTATCTTCTTTCCTGCAAGAAATACAAGTGTTCTggggtggctgagtggctcagtcggttaaacatctgccttcagctcaggccacgatcttggaatcctgagatggagccccacatcgggaggctgcttcaccctctccctctgctgttccccccacttgtgctctctt
The Canis lupus baileyi chromosome 2, mCanLup2.hap1, whole genome shotgun sequence genome window above contains:
- the APC gene encoding adenomatous polyposis coli protein isoform X6, which codes for MASSGQIDLLERLKELNLDSSNFPGVKLRSKMSLRSYGSREGSVSSRSGECSPVPMGSFPRRGFVNGSRENTGYLEELEKERSLLLADLDKEEKEKDWYYAQLQNLTKRIDSLPLTENRRVTRIQQIEKDILRIRQLLQSQATEAERSSQSKHEAGSHEAERQNEGQGVGEINMATSGSAQGSTARMDHETASVLSSSSTHSAPRRLTSHLGTKVEMVYSLLSMLGTHDKDDMSRTLLAMSSSQDSCISMRQSGCLPLLIQLLHGNDKDSVLLGNSRGSKEARARASAALHNIIHSQPDDKRGRREIRVLHLLEQIRAYCETCWEWQEAHEQGMDQDKNPMPAPVEHQICPAVCVLMKLSFDEEHRHAMNELGRKATRGISSQELGQGLSGGLQAIAELLQVDCEMYGLTNDHYSITLRRYAGMALTNLTFGDVANKATLCSMKGCMRALVAQLKSESEDLQQVIASVLRNLSWRADVNSKKTLREVGSVKALMECALEVKKESTLKSVLSALWNLSAHCTENKADICAVDGALAFLVGTLTYRSQTNTLAIIESGGGILRNVSSLIATNEDHRQILRENNCLQTLLQHLKSHSLTIVSNACGTLWNLSARNPKDQEALWDMGAVSMLKNLIHSKHKMIAMGSAAALRNLMANRPAKYKDANIMSPGSSLPSLHVRKQKALEAELDAQHLSETFDNIDNLSPKASHRNKQRHKPNLYGDYVFDTNRHDDNRSDNFNTGNMTVLSPYLNTTVLPSSSSSRGSLDSSRSEKDRSLERERGISLGNYHPATENPGTSSKRGLQISTTAAQIAKVMEEVSAIHTSQEDRSSGSTTELHCGTDERNTLRRSSTAHTHANTYSFTKSENSNRTCPVPYAKLEYKRSSNDSLNSVSSSDGYGKRGQMKPSIESYSEDDESKFCSYGQYPADLAHKIHSANHMDDNDGELDTPINYSLKYSDEQLNSGRQSPSQNERWARPKHIIEDEIKQSEQRQSRSQSTTYPVYTESTDDKHLKFQPHFGQQECVSPYRSRGASGSETNRVGSNHGINQNVNQSLCQEDDYEDDKPTNYSERYSEEEQHEEEERPTNYSIKYNEEKHHVDQPIDYSLKYATDIPSSQKPPFSFSKNSSGQSTKTEHLSASSENTSTPSSSAKRQTQHHPSSAQSRNGQTPKANSCKVPSINQETIQTYCVEDTPICFSRCSSLSSLSSAEDEIGCDPAPQEAESANTLQRAEIKENSGTRTTEDAVSEVPAASPHIRTKSSRLQASGLSAESTRHKAVEFSSGAKSPSKSGAQTPKSPPEHYVQETPLMFSRCTSVSSLDSFESRSIASSVQSEPCSGMVSGIISPSDLPDSPGQTMPPSRSKTPPPPPQTVQTKREVPKNKASAAEKRESGPKQAAVNAAVQRVQVLPDADTLLHFATESTPDGFSCSSSLSALSLDEPFIQKDVELRIMPPVQENDNGNETESEQPEEANENQEKEPEKPTDSEKDLLDDSDDDDIEILEECIISAMPTKSSRKAKKPAQTAPKLPPPVARKPSQLPVYKLLPSQNRLQAQKHVSFTPGEDMPRVYCVEGTPINFSTATSLSDLTIESPPNELAAGEGVRAGAQPSEFEKRDTIPTEGRSTDEAQRGKAPAVTIPELDDSKTEEGDILAECINSAMPKGKSHKPFRVKKIMDQVQQASVSSSGTNKTQLDGKKKKPTSPVKPIPQSAEYRTRVRKHTDSKNNVNAERTFSDNKDSKKQNLKNNSKDFNDKLPSNEDRVRGSFTFDSPHHYTPIEGTPYCFSRNDSLSSLDFEDDDVDLSREKAELRKGKENKDSEAKVPSHTEPISNQQSANKTQAVTKHPVNRGQSKPVLQKQPTFPQSSKDLPDRGAATDEKLQNFAIENTPVCFSRNSSLSSLSDIDQENNNNKENEPLKEAEPPDSQGEPSKPQASGYAPKSFHVEDTPVCFSRNSSLSSLSIDSEDDLLQECISSAMPKKKKPSRLKGDTEKHSPRNMSGILAEDLTLDLKDIQRPDSEHGLSPDSENFDWKAIQEGANSIVSSLHQAAAAACLSRQASSDSDSILSLKSGISLGSPFHLTPDQEEKPFTSNKGPRILKPGEKSTLETKKIESENKGIKGGKKVYKSLITGKIRSNSEVLSQMKQPLQANMPSISRGRTMIHIPGVRNSSSSTSPVSKKGPPLKTPASKSPSEGQTATTSPRGTKPSVKSELSPVTRPAPQPAGANKGPSRSGSRDSTPSRPAQQPLSRPMQSPGRNSISPGRNGISPPNKLSQLPRTSSPSTASTKSSGSGKMSYTSPGRQMSQQNLSKQTGLSKNGSSIPRSESASKGLNQMSNSNGSNKKVELSRMSSTKSSGSESDRSERPVLVRQSTFIKEAPSPTLRRKLEESASFESLSPSSRPDSPTRSQAQTPVLSPSLPDMSLSAHPSIQSGGWRKLPPNLSPTIEYNDGRPAKRHDIARSHSESPSRLPINRSGTWKREHSKHSSSLPRVSTWRRTGSSSSILSASSESSEKAKSEDEKHVNSISGTKQTKENQVSTKGTWRKIKENEISPTNSTSQTTSSGAANGAESKTLIYQMAPAVSKTEDVWVRIEDCPINNPRSGRSPTGNTPPVIDTVLEKGNPNAKDAKDNQGKPSVGNGSGPVRAVGLENRLNSFIQVEAPDQKGTEAKPGPSNPVPAPEANESCAAERTPFSSSSSSKHSSPSGTVAARVTPFNYNPSPRKSSADGTSARPSQIPTPVATATKKRDSKTEGAESGGTQSPKRHSGSYLVTSV